One genomic segment of candidate division KSB1 bacterium includes these proteins:
- a CDS encoding galactose-1-phosphate uridylyltransferase, which yields MNQLRRDPVTGIWTIVIQDGVTVADLKPDVQAVRTVAGESCSYCQGQEHETPGEIFAVRSPGSNRNEPGWRVRVVPEKMPVLQIHGDLNNRGLGLYDMFDGIGAHEVIIETPEHNRRLVDLPESAVTEVLNTYKDRILDLKKDVRFRYVLLHKSLRSGNDPHFRHAHSNILATPITPQRVREEFTNAQQFFNLKERCLFCDIIRQELEDSQRLVAENGDFIALCPFAGRAPFETWILPRRHETFFEGQDRMPGLAKMLLAVLGQMRTLLGDPNYVMEIHSGPNVNAGKQRGYWKTVERDFHWHLEITPRLRSYTSFEMGFGFPVNPMPPEKAAELMRLTVAA from the coding sequence ATGAATCAACTGCGTCGCGACCCGGTCACCGGCATTTGGACCATCGTCATTCAAGATGGCGTGACCGTGGCGGATTTGAAACCGGATGTCCAGGCGGTGCGCACCGTCGCCGGCGAATCCTGCTCCTACTGCCAGGGCCAGGAACACGAAACCCCCGGCGAGATTTTCGCGGTGCGGTCGCCCGGGTCCAACCGCAACGAGCCCGGTTGGCGGGTGCGCGTCGTGCCCGAAAAGATGCCGGTGCTGCAAATCCACGGGGATCTCAACAACCGCGGTTTGGGCCTGTACGACATGTTTGATGGCATTGGCGCTCATGAAGTCATCATCGAAACCCCGGAACACAACCGCCGCCTGGTGGATTTGCCCGAAAGCGCGGTCACCGAGGTGTTGAACACCTATAAAGACCGCATTCTCGATCTCAAAAAAGACGTGCGCTTCCGCTACGTGTTGTTGCACAAGAGCCTGCGCAGCGGCAATGATCCGCACTTCCGTCACGCCCACAGCAACATTCTCGCCACCCCCATCACGCCGCAACGGGTGCGCGAGGAATTCACCAATGCCCAGCAGTTCTTCAATCTCAAAGAGCGCTGCCTGTTTTGCGACATCATCCGCCAGGAACTGGAAGACAGCCAGCGCCTAGTCGCCGAAAACGGTGATTTCATCGCGCTTTGCCCGTTTGCCGGCCGCGCCCCTTTCGAGACCTGGATTTTGCCGCGGCGCCATGAGACCTTCTTCGAGGGGCAAGACCGGATGCCCGGCCTGGCCAAAATGTTGCTGGCCGTGCTCGGCCAGATGCGCACCCTGCTGGGTGATCCCAATTATGTGATGGAGATTCATTCCGGTCCAAACGTGAATGCCGGCAAGCAGCGGGGCTATTGGAAAACTGTGGAGCGCGATTTCCACTGGCATCTGGAGATCACCCCCCGCCTGCGCAGCTACACCTCATTCGAGATGGGGTTCGGCTTTCCCGTCAATCCCATGCCGCCGGAGAAAGCGGCGGAACTCATGCGCCTCACCGTGGCTGCCTGA
- the ybeY gene encoding rRNA maturation RNase YbeY: MKLRGIRPAAKSRGAIEPELLVLLQQLWQRHGAPAAEVEVQFVDEAMICRLHEQFLQDPSPTDIITFDLGVTPAGTRLAQLCLCPAVAARHARRFRTTLRHELHRLIVHGILHLLGYDDHDPAGRRRMRERERIVLRQLAI, translated from the coding sequence TTGAAGCTGAGGGGAATCCGCCCGGCCGCGAAAAGCCGCGGCGCTATTGAGCCCGAGCTCCTGGTTCTGCTGCAGCAGCTCTGGCAGAGGCACGGCGCGCCGGCTGCAGAAGTGGAGGTGCAGTTCGTCGACGAGGCGATGATCTGCCGCCTGCATGAACAGTTCCTGCAAGACCCTTCGCCAACCGACATTATCACCTTCGATTTGGGGGTCACGCCCGCCGGCACTAGGCTGGCGCAACTGTGCCTCTGCCCGGCGGTGGCGGCCCGGCATGCGCGCCGTTTTCGCACCACGCTGCGCCACGAGCTGCACCGCCTGATCGTCCACGGCATTCTGCATCTGCTCGGTTACGATGATCATGATCCTGCCGGCCGTCGTCGCATGCGCGAGCGCGAACGCATCGTGCTGCGCCAACTGGCGATTTGA
- a CDS encoding HDIG domain-containing protein gives MKQPPTKPFLRIRALPKIQLSAARWYRHRWQFLVMALFTTVCVLLFPQEATFRFADLREGDIYIGEPIIAPFTFPINKTPEEYERDKQAARESVYPIFVRRDSVAEARNTALAGFLNQLEGILASLAPDSVKAVQIRQLFDQQKNSISTDGLRFLLTGFTPRPAGNGKLLSFAAYRQELERILRDVYTIGLINLERSALPDHVRKVALRTGSDEIVEELDDLHHLGTVHNAVLQKLREIARISEPAINLGYQIVTSFVTPNLFFEQLETEARINEALARVPLARGSVLENEKIIESHEKITREHIQKLNSLAGALVERKMSEGPLARLLPTAGKLLMTVLSLTVLIVFLRYWRAAVYEDISRVILIALILLLVVFLAHAVRRMSESEFLIPYALAPMLLTIFFDARLAFVGTTALAILLGSLRGNEFAATFLCIIVGMASILSVRKVRSRTWIFKAFLFLGLAYILAASALAFLLHSPGSRLSGNILSGLLSAAVTPILTYGMMIIFEYLFDITTDATLLELSDLNRPLLRELAVRAPGTYHHSIVVGTLSEAAAEAIGANSLLARVGAYYHDIGKLEKPEYFVENQRGGKNPHDKLAPTMSRLIIINHVKRGIEIAESNGLPRELRDFIPQHHGTNLISYFYRKAQERNNESEIQETSFRYPGPKPQTKETGIVMLADGVEAAARSLREPSVSRIRALVSQIIAQRFTAGELDECPLTLRDLNQIKESFERTLTGIFHGRLQYPGGTEKSSETESEDSSDKPAGRSTESGTLAGEQSNGNEWPLEAEGNPPGREKPRRY, from the coding sequence GTGAAACAACCACCAACCAAGCCGTTTCTTCGAATTCGCGCCCTGCCGAAAATCCAGCTCTCCGCTGCCCGATGGTACCGGCATCGCTGGCAATTCCTGGTGATGGCGCTGTTCACGACCGTCTGCGTGCTGCTGTTCCCGCAGGAGGCCACTTTCCGTTTTGCCGATTTGCGTGAAGGCGACATTTACATCGGCGAGCCCATCATCGCACCCTTCACCTTCCCGATCAACAAAACCCCGGAGGAGTATGAGCGGGACAAACAGGCGGCCCGCGAGAGTGTCTATCCCATTTTCGTGCGGCGCGACAGCGTGGCCGAGGCCCGCAACACCGCACTCGCCGGCTTTCTCAACCAACTGGAGGGCATCCTGGCCTCGCTGGCGCCCGATTCGGTGAAAGCCGTGCAAATCCGCCAGCTCTTCGATCAGCAAAAAAACAGCATTTCCACGGACGGCCTGCGCTTTCTGCTCACCGGCTTCACCCCGCGGCCGGCGGGCAATGGCAAACTGTTGAGTTTCGCCGCCTATCGCCAAGAGCTGGAGCGCATCCTGCGTGACGTCTACACCATCGGCCTCATCAACCTGGAACGCAGCGCCCTGCCCGACCATGTCCGCAAGGTGGCGCTGCGCACGGGCTCCGACGAAATCGTCGAGGAGCTGGATGATCTCCATCATCTCGGCACGGTGCACAATGCGGTGCTGCAGAAGCTGCGCGAGATTGCAAGGATCAGCGAACCCGCCATCAACCTGGGCTACCAGATCGTGACCTCGTTCGTCACGCCCAATTTGTTTTTCGAGCAGCTCGAAACCGAGGCGCGCATCAACGAAGCGCTGGCGCGGGTGCCGCTGGCGCGCGGCTCGGTGCTGGAGAATGAGAAAATCATCGAAAGTCACGAAAAGATCACCAGGGAGCACATCCAGAAGCTGAACTCGCTGGCGGGCGCGCTGGTCGAGCGCAAAATGTCGGAGGGCCCGCTCGCCCGGCTGCTGCCCACCGCCGGCAAGCTGCTCATGACCGTGCTGTCGTTGACTGTGCTCATTGTTTTTCTGCGCTATTGGCGGGCGGCGGTTTACGAAGACATCTCGCGGGTCATCCTGATCGCGCTGATTTTGCTGCTGGTGGTCTTTCTGGCGCATGCCGTGCGCCGGATGAGCGAGTCGGAATTTCTCATTCCCTATGCCCTGGCGCCCATGCTGCTGACGATCTTTTTCGATGCCCGGCTGGCGTTCGTGGGCACCACCGCACTGGCGATCCTGCTGGGCAGCCTGCGCGGCAACGAATTCGCCGCCACCTTTCTCTGCATCATCGTGGGGATGGCCAGTATCCTGTCGGTGCGCAAAGTGCGCTCGCGCACGTGGATCTTCAAAGCCTTTCTGTTTCTCGGCCTGGCCTACATTCTGGCGGCCTCGGCGCTGGCGTTTTTGCTGCATTCCCCCGGTTCGCGGCTGTCGGGCAACATCCTCAGCGGCTTGTTGAGTGCCGCCGTCACCCCGATTCTGACCTACGGGATGATGATCATCTTCGAATATCTTTTCGACATCACCACCGACGCCACGCTGCTGGAGCTGTCCGATCTCAACCGGCCGTTGTTGCGCGAGCTGGCTGTGCGCGCCCCCGGAACCTATCATCACAGCATCGTGGTCGGCACACTCTCGGAGGCGGCGGCCGAAGCGATTGGTGCGAATTCGCTGCTGGCGCGTGTGGGCGCCTACTATCACGACATCGGCAAACTGGAGAAGCCGGAATATTTCGTGGAAAACCAGAGGGGCGGCAAGAATCCCCATGACAAGCTGGCCCCCACCATGAGCCGGCTGATCATCATCAATCACGTCAAGCGCGGCATCGAAATCGCCGAAAGCAACGGCCTGCCGCGCGAGCTGCGCGATTTCATTCCGCAGCATCATGGCACGAATTTGATTTCCTACTTCTATCGCAAGGCGCAGGAACGCAACAACGAAAGCGAAATCCAGGAAACCTCCTTTCGTTATCCCGGCCCCAAACCGCAAACCAAGGAGACCGGCATCGTGATGCTGGCCGACGGCGTGGAGGCCGCAGCGCGCTCGCTGCGCGAGCCCTCGGTGTCACGCATCCGCGCGCTGGTCAGCCAGATCATCGCGCAGCGCTTCACCGCCGGCGAATTGGACGAATGCCCGCTGACTCTGCGCGATCTCAATCAAATCAAGGAAAGTTTCGAACGTACCCTGACCGGTATTTTCCACGGCCGGCTGCAATATCCCGGCGGCACGGAAAAATCCAGCGAGACAGAGAGTGAAGACAGCAGCGACAAACCGGCAGGCCGCAGCACGGAAAGCGGCACCCTCGCGGGTGAGCAAAGCAACGGCAACGAATGGCCGCTTGAAGCTGAGGGGAATCCGCCCGGCCGCGAAAAGCCGCGGCGCTATTGA
- a CDS encoding PhoH family protein produces MESTILEQKIPIRGVDPLELLGQGDCHLKEIARHFEARITVRGSEITLRGGEQEVKLLDRVFTELIVMLTRNGELRAADVETVVQMVKRGEAAPPLPAAPTQPVIVYTKSAAIKPRTAGQSEFYQATLKNDIVFVIGPAGTGKTYLAVAIAVAHLRDRQVDRIVLARPAVEAGESLGFLPGDLREKVDPYLRPLYDALHDMIPAEKLRRYLETDVIEIVPLAYMRGRTLHNAFVILDEAQNTMPSQMKMFLTRLGINSKAIITGDITQIDLPSSTTSGLVEIREILAGIEGIAFVYLDDKDVVRHKLVREIIRAYDQHQR; encoded by the coding sequence GTGGAGTCGACCATTCTCGAACAAAAAATTCCCATTCGCGGCGTTGACCCGCTCGAACTGCTCGGGCAGGGCGACTGCCACCTCAAGGAAATTGCCCGCCACTTCGAGGCGCGCATCACCGTGCGCGGCAGCGAAATCACGCTGCGCGGCGGGGAGCAGGAGGTAAAACTGCTCGACCGCGTGTTCACCGAGCTGATCGTAATGCTCACCCGCAACGGCGAACTGCGCGCCGCCGATGTCGAAACCGTGGTGCAGATGGTCAAACGCGGCGAGGCGGCCCCGCCGCTGCCGGCCGCCCCCACCCAGCCGGTGATCGTTTACACCAAAAGCGCCGCCATTAAACCGCGCACCGCGGGCCAGAGCGAGTTTTATCAGGCGACCCTCAAAAACGACATCGTTTTCGTGATCGGACCGGCCGGCACGGGCAAAACCTACCTGGCGGTGGCCATTGCCGTGGCGCATTTGCGCGACCGCCAGGTCGATCGCATCGTGCTGGCACGGCCGGCGGTGGAAGCGGGCGAAAGCCTGGGCTTTTTGCCCGGCGATTTGCGCGAGAAGGTCGATCCCTACCTGCGGCCGCTCTATGATGCGCTCCATGACATGATTCCCGCGGAAAAGCTGCGGCGCTATCTCGAGACCGACGTCATTGAAATCGTGCCGCTGGCCTACATGCGCGGCCGCACCCTGCACAACGCCTTTGTCATTCTCGACGAGGCGCAAAACACCATGCCCTCCCAGATGAAGATGTTCCTCACCCGACTGGGCATCAACTCCAAGGCAATCATCACCGGCGACATCACCCAAATCGATCTGCCCAGCTCCACCACCTCCGGCCTGGTGGAGATCCGGGAGATCCTCGCCGGCATCGAAGGCATTGCCTTCGTCTACCTGGATGACAAGGACGTCGTCCGGCACAAGCTCGTGCGCGAGATCATCAGGGCCTATGACCAGCATCAGCGCTGA
- a CDS encoding LysM peptidoglycan-binding domain-containing protein, whose translation MTMDEYRQQLAEWQKREADAKAEIPKVDAEIAALKAELASLDQQINKEWDDIYAMLGTDRAGVEAYRNDLKNLEAEVDGLMALSPEELFKRRAELDAMQARLNEMKKSKIGLLSEMQDIIARIEGKITQLRSRMPKAIYTEYNVQRGDYLWKISGKQDIYGDPYQWMRIYSYNRDQIKDPDLIYPQQIFKIQREVGPDEYLVAKGDFLGKIAKGMGDPTMWRRLYEANKNIIGDDPSKLYPYTVLRIPR comes from the coding sequence ATGACGATGGATGAATATCGCCAGCAACTGGCGGAATGGCAGAAGCGTGAAGCCGACGCCAAGGCCGAAATTCCCAAGGTCGATGCGGAGATCGCCGCGCTCAAGGCGGAGCTGGCCTCACTCGATCAACAGATCAATAAAGAGTGGGATGATATCTATGCCATGTTGGGCACCGATCGTGCCGGCGTGGAGGCCTATCGCAATGACCTGAAGAACCTGGAAGCCGAAGTCGATGGTTTGATGGCGCTCTCCCCCGAGGAGTTGTTTAAGCGCCGCGCTGAACTCGACGCCATGCAAGCGCGGCTGAATGAGATGAAAAAGAGCAAGATCGGCCTGCTTTCCGAGATGCAGGATATCATTGCCCGCATCGAAGGCAAAATCACGCAACTGCGCAGCCGCATGCCGAAAGCCATCTACACCGAATACAATGTCCAGCGCGGCGACTATCTCTGGAAAATTTCCGGCAAACAGGACATCTACGGCGATCCCTATCAGTGGATGCGGATTTATTCCTACAACCGCGACCAGATCAAGGATCCCGACCTGATCTATCCGCAGCAAATTTTCAAGATTCAGCGCGAAGTGGGACCGGATGAGTATCTGGTGGCAAAAGGCGATTTTCTCGGCAAGATCGCCAAGGGCATGGGCGACCCCACGATGTGGCGCCGCCTCTATGAGGCCAACAAGAACATCATCGGCGATGATCCCAGCAAGCTTTATCCCTACACGGTTTTGCGCATTCCGCGCTGA
- a CDS encoding alpha/beta hydrolase-fold protein, producing MNREIHGWWSPALNKHMDLAVYGHYGFALLMIPTAAADFLEYERFHLIDAIAGFLDAGRVKVFSINTVNNESWFNDHVAPPYKAIRHQQFNDYVFNEVIPFIHNHCHGRVMTITCGASVGALHAANLLFKRPDLIDGMIAMSGIYDLKYYTKGYYDDNCYFNSPMDYLPGLNDDRYLSLLRAKHHLYILTGQGPYEAPDRSRDLAAVLAAKGIPHYLDVWGHDMGHDWPTWRRMLPHYLGTRF from the coding sequence ATGAACCGAGAGATTCATGGGTGGTGGAGCCCCGCTTTGAACAAGCACATGGACCTGGCGGTCTACGGGCATTACGGCTTCGCCCTGCTGATGATTCCAACTGCGGCGGCCGATTTTCTGGAATACGAACGGTTTCACCTGATCGACGCGATTGCGGGTTTCCTCGATGCCGGCAGGGTGAAGGTTTTTTCCATCAACACCGTGAACAATGAAAGCTGGTTCAACGATCACGTGGCCCCGCCGTACAAGGCCATCCGCCACCAGCAATTCAACGACTATGTGTTCAACGAAGTCATCCCCTTCATCCACAACCATTGCCACGGCCGGGTGATGACCATCACCTGCGGGGCGAGCGTGGGCGCGCTGCATGCCGCCAACCTGCTGTTCAAACGGCCGGATTTGATCGACGGCATGATCGCGATGAGCGGCATCTACGACCTCAAATACTACACCAAGGGCTATTACGACGACAATTGCTACTTCAACAGCCCGATGGATTACCTGCCCGGCCTCAATGACGACCGCTACCTCTCCCTGTTGCGTGCCAAGCACCACCTTTATATTCTCACCGGCCAGGGCCCCTACGAAGCGCCCGACCGTTCGCGCGATCTCGCCGCGGTGCTGGCGGCCAAGGGCATCCCGCACTACCTCGACGTGTGGGGCCATGACATGGGTCACGACTGGCCGACATGGCGGCGCATGCTGCCGCATTATCTCGGCACGCGGTTTTGA
- a CDS encoding N-acetylmuramoyl-L-alanine amidase: MIDRNILRASLLLSCFFLHCGGAKLVLREWTELPAEHYTIPPHAQYLAAYKIALDPGHGGLSHLPGYKRGPSGKQEAVMNLNVALELRHFLERAGATVVLTRPDDRYVSLAERAAIAERAGCDFLISLHHNAADDPRVNYVSVYYHLYPDYSPASMDLARNIYFGLVEALRLPQVANDGLLSDKMIYPDGFGLLRRIRLPAVLLESSFFSNPAEEKRLMDRRYNRREAYGIFLGLARWAAGGVPSARRLQPAKIARDPQPEVVYQLADGITERGGRGAGQLLLFSNSVSLRVDGRPVPAHVDLTKGRLWFRPDSAWRNGVHVVQIELQNLFKNHNLPVRDTLIIAAPAAAIAFAAPMLQLPADGVAVLPITLTLRDGRGEAVWDGTPVSVRAERGQLLDSLRLHEGSGTIYYQAANEPGPVQLIAAADGHQDTLRLELVPAGQLVFFSGLVRDDSTAAALAGVAISLNDAVWATTDANGGFFLTGVPAGSYRFAATKAGYSPAVEMMAVDSLRSVFVRPSLRPVLRGVLHQQTIIVDAALGGKARGDRFTGGVTAAAANFAAMAALADSLRWTGANAILVRTNDTTDLALDARIALVNQVPQGWYLKWEYRRWDSDSLLVQTTIYPGNQQGEQLALAINQAFAALPNTRVVLRRNTDVPEVLLTNKTAVAVQVRCRAPQVHDREVPALFRGIVNFHAARRRQAALPEEL, translated from the coding sequence ATGATCGATCGCAACATACTACGCGCCTCCCTGCTGCTGTCCTGCTTTTTTCTGCACTGCGGCGGCGCGAAATTGGTGCTGCGCGAGTGGACTGAACTGCCCGCGGAACACTATACCATTCCCCCTCATGCACAATACCTGGCTGCATACAAAATTGCCCTTGATCCCGGGCACGGCGGTTTGAGCCATTTGCCCGGCTACAAGCGCGGACCGAGCGGCAAACAGGAGGCGGTGATGAACCTCAACGTGGCGCTGGAACTCCGGCACTTTCTCGAACGCGCCGGTGCCACGGTGGTGCTGACCCGCCCCGATGATCGCTACGTTTCGCTGGCCGAACGCGCGGCAATTGCCGAACGCGCAGGTTGCGACTTTCTCATCTCTCTCCATCACAACGCCGCCGACGATCCCCGGGTCAACTACGTTTCGGTCTACTACCATCTCTATCCCGACTATTCGCCCGCCAGCATGGACCTGGCGCGCAATATTTACTTCGGCCTGGTGGAGGCACTGCGCCTGCCGCAAGTGGCCAACGACGGCCTGCTGAGCGACAAAATGATTTATCCCGACGGCTTCGGCCTGCTGCGCCGGATCCGTCTGCCGGCGGTCCTGCTGGAATCGTCCTTCTTTTCCAATCCTGCGGAAGAAAAGCGGTTGATGGATCGCCGCTACAACCGCCGCGAAGCCTATGGCATTTTTCTCGGTTTGGCGCGCTGGGCTGCCGGGGGGGTGCCGAGTGCAAGGCGTTTGCAGCCTGCGAAGATTGCACGCGATCCACAGCCGGAAGTCGTTTACCAGTTGGCCGACGGCATCACCGAGCGTGGCGGCCGGGGCGCGGGGCAGTTGCTGTTGTTTTCCAACAGCGTTTCCCTGCGCGTCGACGGCCGGCCGGTGCCCGCGCATGTCGATCTCACCAAAGGCCGGCTTTGGTTCCGGCCCGATTCGGCCTGGCGCAACGGCGTGCACGTGGTGCAGATCGAGCTGCAAAACCTGTTCAAGAATCACAACCTGCCGGTGCGGGATACGCTCATCATCGCGGCGCCGGCAGCGGCAATCGCATTCGCGGCGCCGATGCTGCAACTCCCCGCGGATGGCGTGGCCGTCCTGCCGATTACGCTCACGCTGCGCGATGGCCGGGGCGAGGCCGTGTGGGATGGCACGCCGGTATCGGTGCGTGCCGAGCGCGGCCAGCTTCTCGACTCACTGCGCTTGCACGAGGGCAGCGGAACCATCTACTATCAAGCCGCGAATGAACCCGGGCCGGTGCAGTTGATTGCGGCAGCGGACGGCCACCAAGACACACTCCGTCTGGAGTTGGTGCCCGCCGGTCAGCTCGTTTTTTTCAGCGGCCTGGTGCGCGATGATTCCACCGCTGCAGCGCTGGCGGGCGTGGCGATTTCCCTGAATGATGCGGTGTGGGCCACTACGGATGCCAATGGCGGCTTCTTTTTGACCGGGGTGCCGGCTGGCTCCTATCGCTTCGCCGCAACGAAAGCCGGCTATTCCCCGGCGGTGGAGATGATGGCGGTGGACTCCCTGCGCAGCGTGTTTGTGCGTCCCTCGTTGCGGCCGGTTTTGCGCGGCGTGCTGCATCAGCAGACCATCATTGTCGATGCGGCTTTGGGCGGGAAGGCAAGGGGCGATCGTTTCACCGGTGGGGTGACGGCCGCGGCCGCCAATTTTGCCGCCATGGCGGCCCTGGCAGACAGCTTGCGCTGGACCGGCGCGAATGCGATCCTGGTGCGCACCAACGACACCACCGACCTTGCGCTGGATGCCCGCATCGCCCTCGTCAATCAGGTGCCGCAGGGCTGGTATTTGAAATGGGAGTATCGCCGGTGGGATTCCGATTCGCTGCTGGTGCAGACCACGATCTATCCCGGCAATCAACAAGGCGAGCAATTGGCACTGGCGATCAATCAAGCATTTGCGGCGCTGCCCAACACGCGGGTGGTGCTGCGCCGCAACACGGACGTGCCGGAAGTCTTGTTGACCAATAAAACCGCAGTGGCGGTGCAGGTGCGCTGCCGGGCGCCGCAGGTGCATGACCGCGAGGTGCCGGCGCTGTTTCGTGGCATCGTGAATTTCCATGCGGCGCGGCGCCGGCAGGCCGCCCTGCCGGAGGAGCTGTGA
- a CDS encoding glycosyltransferase family 39 protein, producing MPGKACGALPLAIALFLAALTVIKSANKPLALDEAMPFAWNARAITVEGIKVLGKRTAPHSKTTLLEISHPPLYTLLLALSFELFGEQTAHARLIGVFCLLLTIGLLGLIARQVFNRAAACRIWLIAVMLIVINPYLMQYALLVDIDNSILTTCLTATIYLFIRRLQTGRRRYLFATGLGLVASFWAKEMTPPILLAAIFLFLWFHAGLRQALRETAALTAIGVGGFILTWSLFCAGTNVPPLSFVEFTILNKGAAATPFSHLPTAGMKIKSMLYWLSPPLVVLFCCFVAGRIKTLRVSRRLEPADFLLVYVGLMFCYTMLYIPSATTNPLQKYDYPAVSIMVLAAAAGLHRVSPPLTAKTVGLFLLAGGALLGCYWLCHLPDPLLAVATNTLRFRSRTSLLLILPLPVIMLALKKLQPTFTWGRSLALAAGLVVLPQNAHVTARQMSDYTTSPSWNNYGERGLAQTIAYLARRVQPKDELVVRKDIGYYLNGMPGLAKVHWWYPMFRSEYAQMQADFAAINASGAITYVVVGPYDQREPARRVIQPHFHLEQVFGDFEIYRRRE from the coding sequence ATGCCGGGGAAAGCATGCGGTGCGCTGCCACTCGCCATTGCCTTGTTTTTGGCCGCCCTCACCGTGATCAAGTCCGCCAACAAACCGCTCGCCCTCGATGAGGCCATGCCGTTCGCCTGGAATGCCCGCGCCATCACGGTCGAGGGGATCAAGGTGCTGGGAAAACGCACCGCACCCCACAGCAAGACGACCCTGCTGGAAATTTCCCACCCCCCGCTGTACACCCTGCTGCTGGCCCTCAGCTTCGAACTTTTTGGTGAGCAGACCGCTCACGCCCGCCTGATCGGCGTCTTCTGCCTGTTGCTCACCATCGGCCTGTTGGGATTGATTGCGCGCCAGGTGTTCAATCGGGCGGCGGCCTGTCGCATCTGGCTGATCGCCGTGATGCTGATCGTCATCAATCCCTATCTCATGCAATATGCCCTGCTGGTCGATATCGACAACTCGATTCTGACGACCTGCCTGACCGCCACGATTTATCTCTTCATCCGCAGGTTGCAAACCGGCCGGCGGCGGTATTTGTTTGCCACCGGCCTGGGCCTCGTCGCCAGTTTTTGGGCCAAGGAAATGACGCCGCCGATCCTGTTGGCCGCCATTTTTCTTTTTCTCTGGTTTCATGCCGGGCTGCGGCAGGCGCTGCGGGAAACTGCGGCGCTCACAGCCATCGGCGTGGGCGGGTTCATCCTCACGTGGAGCCTGTTCTGCGCCGGCACCAACGTCCCGCCGCTGAGTTTTGTGGAATTCACGATTCTGAACAAGGGCGCAGCCGCCACCCCGTTCTCGCACCTCCCCACCGCCGGAATGAAGATCAAGTCAATGCTGTACTGGCTCTCACCGCCGCTGGTGGTGTTGTTCTGCTGTTTTGTTGCGGGCAGAATCAAAACCCTGCGTGTCTCGCGGCGCCTGGAACCTGCGGATTTCCTGCTGGTGTACGTCGGGCTGATGTTCTGCTACACGATGCTGTATATTCCCAGCGCCACCACCAATCCCCTGCAAAAATACGATTACCCGGCGGTTTCCATAATGGTTCTGGCCGCCGCAGCAGGCCTGCATCGGGTGTCGCCGCCACTCACAGCCAAAACGGTCGGTTTGTTTCTACTGGCGGGCGGGGCGCTGCTCGGCTGCTACTGGCTCTGCCATCTGCCTGATCCCCTGCTGGCCGTTGCCACCAACACCCTGCGCTTCCGCAGCCGCACGAGTCTGCTGTTGATCCTGCCCCTGCCGGTGATAATGCTGGCGCTCAAGAAATTGCAACCGACTTTCACCTGGGGCCGCAGCCTGGCGCTGGCCGCCGGCCTGGTGGTGCTGCCGCAGAATGCCCACGTCACCGCCAGACAAATGTCCGATTACACCACCTCGCCTTCTTGGAACAACTATGGCGAGCGCGGCCTGGCACAAACGATTGCGTACCTCGCCCGGCGGGTGCAGCCCAAAGATGAGCTGGTGGTGCGCAAGGACATCGGCTACTACCTCAACGGCATGCCGGGCCTCGCAAAGGTACACTGGTGGTATCCGATGTTTCGCAGCGAATACGCGCAGATGCAAGCCGACTTCGCAGCCATCAATGCCTCCGGCGCCATCACCTACGTGGTGGTGGGACCCTATGATCAACGCGAGCCCGCCCGCCGGGTGATTCAGCCCCATTTCCATCTCGAACAAGTGTTCGGAGATTTCGAGATCTATCGCCGCCGTGAGTAA